A genomic segment from Malaclemys terrapin pileata isolate rMalTer1 chromosome 1, rMalTer1.hap1, whole genome shotgun sequence encodes:
- the ZBED1 gene encoding E3 SUMO-protein ligase ZBED1: MENKSLEGSPSDLKLVAHPRAKSKVWKYFGFDTNAEGCILQWKKIYCRICMAQIAYSGNTSNLSYHLEKNHPDEFCEFVKSNTEQMREAFATAFSKLKPESSQQVVQDTLIMKTSHNYENKKHQELTSAVISLICEGMYPSSIVDEPTFKALLRTADPRYELPSRKYFCTKAIPEKYNAIREIVLKELTEILWCGISTDMWRSENQNRSYVTLAVHFLNSSPSNCLSVNSRCLKTFEVPEENTAETITRVLYEIFIEWGINTKVFGATTDYGKDIVKACSLLDIPVQMPCLGQTFNAGIQQAFQLPKLCSLLARCRKLVEYFQQSTVAMYMLSEKQKQQNILHCMLVSDRVSWWGSTLAMLQRLKEQQFVIAAVLVEDSNNHHLMLEASEWNTIEGLVDLLQPFKQVAEMMSASKYPTISMVKPLLHMLLNTTLNIKENDLKEISMAKEVIAKELSTTYQHTPEIDMFLNVATFLDPRYKKLPFLSAFERQQVENRVVEEAKSLLEKVKENTFRPEEKFFTVSEEPPVKKIIISSTPPPTSAINNMLAEIFCQTGGVEDQEEWHAQIVEELSNFKSQKVLGLNEDPLKWWSDRLALFPVLPKVLQKYWCILATRVFPERLFGSSANVVSAKRNRLAPAHVDEQIFLYENTRNVSEAEPEDEDEGEWGLEQEQIFNLNDTVNVNSNFFNIRDSGFI; the protein is encoded by the coding sequence ATGGAGAATAAAAGCTTAGAAGGCTCGCCATCAGATCTAAAGTTAGTGGCTCATCCAAGAGCAAAGAGTAAAGTATGGAAGTACTTTGGGTTTGATACTAATGCAGAAGGATGCATATTACAGTGGAAGAAAATCTATTGCCGCATCTGCATGGCCCAAATTGCCTATTCAGGAAACACGTCCAACCTTTCATACCACCTTGAGAAAAATCATCCTGATGAGTTCTGCGAATTTGTGAAAAGTAACACTGAGCAAATGAGGGAAGCGTTTGCTActgcattttcaaaactgaagcCCGAATCATCACAGCAGGTTGTTCAAGACACTTTAATTATGAAGACCAGCCACAATTATGAAAACAAAAAGCATCAAGAATTGACTTCTGCTGTGATTAGCCTAATTTGTGAGGGCATGTATCCTTCCTCTATTGTTGATGAACCCACATTCAAGGCACTTTTGAGAACAGCTGATCCTAGATATGAACTTCCTAGCAGGAAATATTTCTGCACAAAAGCAATTCCTGAAAAATACAATGCTATTAGagaaattgttttaaaagaacTTACTGAAATTCTATGGTGTGGCATATCCACTGACATGTGGAGAAGTGAAAACCAGAATAGATCGTATGTAACACTTGCAGTTCATTTTCTGAATAGTAGCCCTTCTAACTGTTTGTCTGTTAACTCCCGGTGTTTAAAAACGTTTGAAGTGCCAGAGGAAAATACTGCAGAAACTATTACACGAGTCCTTTATGAAATCTTTATTGAATGGGGGATCAATACAAAAGTCTTTGGTGCTACAACAGATTATGGTAAAGACATTGTGAAAGCTTGCTCTCTCCTAGATATTCCAGTACAAATGCCTTGTTTGGGGCAGACTTTTAATGCAGGAATACAACAAGCTTTTCAGCTTCCAAAACTGTGCAGCCTTCTTGCCAGGTGCCGAAAACTGGTGGAATATTTTCAGCAGTCCACGGTCGCAATGTACATGTTAAGTGAGAAGCAGAAGCAACAAAATATTCTGCACTGTATGCTTGTAAGTGATCGTGTTTCCTGGTGGGGAAGCACACTTGCCATGTTGCAACGTCTTAAAGAACAGCAGTTTGTAATTGCAGCAGTTCTTGTGGAGGACAGCAATAACCACCATCTGATGCTGGAAGCCAGCGAATGGAATACAATTGAAGGCCTGGTGGACCTACTTCAGCCCTTTAAACAGGTTGCTGAGATGATGTCTGCTTCAAAATATCCAACAATAAGTATGGTGAAACCCCTCCTCCACATGCTTCTAAATACCACGTTGAACATCAAAGAGAATGATTTGAAAGAAATTAGCATGGCCAAGGAAGTGATAGCCAAAGAGTTATCAACAACATACCAGCATACACCTGAGATAGACATGTTTCTCAATGTTGCAACTTTTCTGGACCCTAGGTACAAAAAACTACCTTTCCTTTCAGCATTTGAACGGCAACAGGTAGAAAACAGAGTGGTGGAGGAAGCAAAAAGCCTTttggaaaaagtaaaagaaaacacTTTCAGGCCTGAAGAAAAGTTCTTTACAGTGTCAGAAGAGCCACCTGTGAAAAAAATAATCATCTCCTCTACCCCTCCCCCTACCAGCGCAATCAATAACATGCTTGCGGAAATCTTTTGCCAGACAGGAGGGGTGGAAGACCAAGAGGAATGGCATGCTCAGATTGTTGAGGAATTGAGCAACTTTAAGTCACAAAAGGTTCTTGGTCTAAATGAAGACCCACTTAAGTGGTGGTCTGACAGACTAGCATTATTTCCTGTTTTACCAAAGGTACTTCAGAAATATTGGTGTATTCTTGCCACAAGAGTCTTCCCTGAACGCCTTTTTGGTTCCTCTGCTAATGTTGTAAGTGCTAAGAGAAACCGGTTAGCCCCAGCTCATGTTGATGAGCAGATCTTTTTGTATGAAAACACTCGCAATGTGTCTGAAGCAGAACCTGAAGATGAGGATGAAGGCGAGTGGGGCTTGGAACAGGAacagatttttaatttaaatgacacAGTAAATGTAAACAGCAATTTCTTTAATATCCGAGACAGTGGGTTCATTTAA